From the Octadecabacter antarcticus 307 genome, one window contains:
- a CDS encoding RNA methyltransferase, with amino-acid sequence MPTDAPQPTIVLIRPQMGENIGAAARAMWNFGLDRMRIVAPRDGWPNPAAVAMASGAGRLLDEAEVSDDVASGIADRTYVYATTARPRELTKPVFSPEAAMRDAAARIARGEKVAVIFGPERSGMDNSDIAHANAIITVPVNPDFPSLNLAQCVLLVGYEWRRAVAEVVDVVVQGQTVEPADQRDIEALARHYEDRLNDAGFFYPEHKADSMKVNLRNLWSRMPMTRADVQMLHGMLRQLLRGKT; translated from the coding sequence ATGCCCACAGACGCCCCACAGCCCACGATTGTGCTGATCCGCCCGCAAATGGGTGAAAATATTGGCGCGGCTGCGCGTGCGATGTGGAATTTTGGGCTTGATCGGATGCGGATCGTGGCGCCGCGCGATGGATGGCCCAATCCGGCAGCTGTCGCCATGGCATCTGGCGCTGGTCGGCTTCTGGATGAGGCTGAGGTGTCCGATGATGTGGCGTCAGGGATCGCAGACCGAACCTATGTTTACGCAACGACAGCGCGCCCGCGCGAACTGACCAAACCGGTGTTTTCGCCCGAAGCGGCGATGCGGGATGCCGCCGCGCGGATCGCACGTGGTGAAAAGGTCGCAGTGATATTTGGGCCGGAACGGTCTGGGATGGACAACTCCGATATCGCCCATGCCAATGCGATTATCACCGTGCCGGTTAATCCGGATTTCCCGTCCCTAAACCTCGCCCAGTGCGTTTTGCTGGTTGGGTATGAATGGCGGCGTGCGGTTGCTGAGGTCGTGGATGTTGTCGTGCAGGGGCAAACCGTTGAACCCGCCGATCAACGCGATATCGAAGCTTTGGCGCGCCATTATGAAGATCGGTTGAACGATGCAGGGTTCTTTTATCCCGAGCACAAAGCGGACAGCATGAAGGTTAACCTGCGCAACCTGTGGAGCCGCATGCCAATGACGCGGGCGGACGTGCAAATGTTGCATGGCATGTTGCGCCAGTTGTTGCGTGGGAAGACCTGA